From Methanotorris formicicus Mc-S-70, one genomic window encodes:
- the hacB gene encoding homoaconitase small subunit — protein sequence MYIRGKAHVFGDDVDTDAIIPGPYLKTTDGHELASHCMAGIDEDFPKRVKEGDVIVAGENFGCGSSREQAPIAIKYCGIRAVIAESFARIFYRNAINIGLIPIVCKDITKYVKEGDAIEVDLENEKIIINDKLTLNCETPMGIAREILEAGGLINYYHRKVKQRCVHI from the coding sequence ATGTACATTAGAGGAAAAGCACACGTCTTTGGAGATGACGTTGATACCGATGCAATCATTCCAGGACCTTATTTAAAAACAACCGATGGGCATGAACTCGCATCCCACTGCATGGCAGGGATTGATGAAGATTTCCCAAAAAGAGTTAAAGAAGGAGATGTCATTGTTGCTGGAGAGAATTTCGGTTGTGGTTCAAGTAGGGAACAGGCACCAATAGCAATAAAATACTGTGGGATAAGGGCAGTTATTGCTGAGAGTTTTGCAAGAATCTTCTATAGGAATGCAATAAACATTGGACTAATTCCAATAGTTTGTAAAGATATTACCAAATATGTTAAAGAAGGAGATGCTATTGAAGTTGACTTGGAGAATGAGAAGATTATAATAAACGATAAACTAACTCTAAACTGTGAAACACCAATGGGGATTGCAAGAGAGATTTTAGAGGCAGGGGGGTTAATTAACTACTACCACAGAAAGGTAAAGCAAAGATGTGTCCATATTTAA